The following coding sequences are from one Kushneria phosphatilytica window:
- the glmU gene encoding bifunctional UDP-N-acetylglucosamine diphosphorylase/glucosamine-1-phosphate N-acetyltransferase GlmU: MSTDVVILAAGQGSRMRSRLPKVLHPIAGKPMVRHVIEAAESLEEARLHVVVGHGADRVRESLSDVSANFVMQEEQRGTGDAVARTLDALGDGPVLVLYGDVPLIQPDTLAALMEGVDAHHMALLTVRMAHPHGYGRIVRDEQGRATAIVEEKDASEAQKRIQECNTGILAATGAHLKRWLPQLSSDNAQGEYYLTDIIAMAAAEEVEVLTREPHGHYEVQGVNDRVQLSALERIHQHHQAQRLMREGATLADPGRIEVRGELSVGRDVFIDVGCVFEGTVSLADGVVVGAYSVIRDAHIGEDTTIEAHTLIEGAEIAGAGQIGPFARLRPGTRLARGARIGNFVETKNARIGEGSKINHLSYIGDSELGRDVNIGAGTITCNYDGVSKHRTEIGDGVFVGSNSALVAPLRIGRGATIAAGSTITDTVDDDSLAIGRSRQTQKSDWVPPHRR; the protein is encoded by the coding sequence ATGAGCACTGACGTCGTGATACTGGCAGCCGGTCAGGGAAGCCGTATGCGCTCCCGGCTGCCCAAGGTCCTGCACCCCATCGCCGGTAAGCCCATGGTGCGCCATGTGATCGAGGCGGCCGAAAGTCTGGAGGAAGCCCGACTGCATGTGGTGGTGGGTCATGGTGCCGACCGGGTCCGTGAATCGCTGTCGGATGTATCGGCCAACTTCGTGATGCAGGAAGAGCAGCGTGGTACCGGTGATGCGGTTGCCCGTACCCTCGATGCGCTCGGCGATGGGCCGGTACTTGTGCTCTACGGCGATGTGCCATTGATTCAGCCGGATACGCTGGCTGCCCTGATGGAGGGCGTCGACGCGCACCACATGGCACTGCTGACAGTGCGCATGGCGCATCCGCACGGCTACGGGCGCATCGTGCGCGATGAGCAGGGTCGGGCGACGGCCATCGTCGAGGAAAAGGATGCCAGTGAAGCGCAAAAGCGCATCCAGGAGTGCAATACCGGTATCCTTGCGGCTACCGGGGCCCACCTCAAGCGCTGGCTGCCGCAGCTTTCCAGCGACAATGCCCAGGGCGAATACTATCTCACCGATATCATTGCCATGGCGGCGGCTGAAGAGGTCGAGGTACTGACCCGGGAACCGCACGGCCACTATGAGGTGCAGGGCGTCAACGATCGGGTCCAGCTTTCGGCGCTGGAGCGTATTCATCAGCACCATCAGGCGCAGCGGCTGATGCGCGAAGGCGCGACTCTGGCCGATCCCGGCAGAATCGAGGTCCGGGGTGAACTGAGTGTCGGCCGCGACGTCTTCATTGATGTCGGTTGTGTCTTCGAAGGCACCGTTTCGCTGGCCGATGGTGTGGTAGTGGGCGCTTATAGCGTGATTCGCGATGCCCATATTGGTGAGGATACCACCATCGAGGCGCACACCCTGATCGAAGGGGCCGAAATCGCCGGAGCCGGACAGATTGGTCCTTTTGCCCGGCTACGCCCTGGCACGCGCCTGGCACGTGGCGCCCGAATCGGTAACTTCGTCGAAACCAAGAATGCCCGGATCGGCGAGGGCAGCAAGATCAATCATCTCAGCTATATCGGCGACAGTGAACTGGGTCGCGACGTCAACATTGGCGCCGGTACCATCACCTGTAACTATGATGGCGTCAGCAAGCATCGCACCGAGATCGGTGACGGCGTGTTTGTCGGCTCCAACAGCGCGCTGGTGGCGCCTCTGCGAATTGGTCGTGGTGCTACCATCGCGGCTGGCTCGACCATCACCGATACGGTGGATGATGACAGCCTTGCCATTGGTCGATCCCGTCAGACTCAGAAGTCCGACTGGGTGCCTCCGCATCGTCGCTGA
- a CDS encoding F0F1 ATP synthase subunit epsilon: MASVQCNIVSTERSIFAGEVTQLSATGTEGELGIMPGHSPLLTELAPGPVYLTRESGEEEIYYVSGGFLEVQPDVISVLADTADRARDIDEAEAERARDEARRALDEQHSELDYSRALAELAEATARLRTLSQLRNRRGS, translated from the coding sequence ATGGCCAGTGTGCAATGCAATATCGTCAGTACCGAGCGCAGCATCTTTGCCGGTGAAGTGACGCAGCTCTCCGCTACCGGCACCGAGGGTGAACTCGGTATCATGCCGGGTCACTCGCCGCTGCTGACGGAGCTGGCACCGGGGCCGGTTTATCTGACCCGGGAGAGCGGCGAAGAGGAGATCTACTACGTCTCCGGTGGCTTTCTGGAGGTCCAGCCCGATGTCATTTCGGTGCTGGCCGACACGGCCGACCGGGCGCGCGACATCGACGAGGCCGAAGCCGAGCGGGCGCGTGATGAAGCGCGTCGGGCGCTGGATGAACAGCATTCCGAGCTCGACTATTCGCGGGCGCTGGCTGAACTTGCCGAGGCGACCGCCCGGCTGCGTACGCTCTCCCAGCTGCGCAACCGGCGAGGAAGCTGA
- a CDS encoding F0F1 ATP synthase subunit delta encodes MADNAPQARPYAKAAFELAREQQAVDQWSTMLAEGARVVLDERVATWLADPTRTAAEQADTLIELLGETLDERGREFIRVLARQHRLAALPAISELFEAERAEYERVAVVEVISAFELSQTQQDSLARALKKRLDREITMTTSVDRTLLGGVIIRSGDTVIDGSARGRLARLKRDLNA; translated from the coding sequence ATGGCGGACAACGCACCCCAGGCACGACCCTATGCGAAGGCCGCTTTCGAGCTGGCCCGTGAGCAGCAGGCGGTAGATCAGTGGTCGACCATGCTGGCCGAAGGCGCCCGTGTGGTGCTCGACGAGCGCGTCGCGACCTGGCTGGCCGATCCGACCCGGACTGCTGCTGAGCAGGCCGACACCCTGATCGAACTGCTGGGCGAAACGCTCGACGAACGCGGACGTGAATTCATTCGCGTACTGGCTCGCCAGCATCGGCTGGCGGCGCTGCCGGCCATCAGTGAGCTGTTCGAGGCCGAGCGTGCCGAATACGAGCGGGTGGCCGTGGTGGAGGTGATCTCCGCCTTCGAACTCAGCCAGACGCAGCAGGACAGTCTCGCCCGCGCGCTCAAAAAGCGCCTGGATCGCGAAATCACTATGACCACTTCGGTGGACAGGACGCTTCTGGGCGGCGTCATCATTCGCAGCGGCGATACCGTCATCGACGGTTCGGCGCGCGGACGACTGGCCCGGCTCAAGCGTGACCTGAACGCCTGA
- the atpD gene encoding F0F1 ATP synthase subunit beta: MSGRIVQIIGAVIDVEFARDEVPRIFDAIRVTDTDTILEVQQQLGDGIVRTIAMGTTEGLRRGLEVENTGAPISVPVGKKTLGRIMDVLGEPIDERGEIGEEKRSPIHREAPSYADQAASSDLLETGIKVIDLICPFAKGGKVGLFGGAGVGKTVNMMELIRNIATEHSGYSVFTGVGERTREGNDFYYEMQESNVLDKVSLVYGQMNEPPGNRLRVALTGLTIAEEFRDEGRDVLLFIDNIYRYTLAGTEVSALLGRMPSAVGYQPTLAEEMGMLQERITSTRTGSITSVQAVYVPADDLTDPSPATTFAHLDATVVLARSIAELGIYPAIDPLDSTSRQLDPLVVGDEHYKVARGVQNVLQRYKELKDIIAILGMDELSDEDKQTVARARKIQRFLSQPFFVAEVFTGAPGKYVSLKETIRAFQGILNGEYDELPEQAFYMVGTIDEAIEKAESM, translated from the coding sequence ATGAGCGGACGTATCGTACAGATCATCGGCGCGGTGATTGACGTCGAGTTTGCCCGCGACGAGGTCCCCCGGATCTTCGACGCCATTCGCGTCACCGACACCGATACCATCCTGGAGGTCCAGCAGCAGCTCGGCGACGGTATCGTGCGCACTATCGCCATGGGCACCACCGAGGGGCTGCGCCGTGGTCTCGAGGTCGAGAATACCGGCGCGCCCATCTCGGTGCCGGTCGGCAAGAAAACGCTGGGTCGTATCATGGATGTGCTCGGCGAGCCGATCGACGAGCGGGGCGAAATCGGTGAGGAGAAGCGCAGTCCGATTCACCGTGAGGCGCCCTCCTACGCTGATCAGGCCGCTTCCAGCGATCTGCTGGAGACCGGCATCAAGGTCATCGATCTGATCTGCCCCTTCGCCAAGGGTGGCAAGGTTGGACTGTTCGGCGGTGCCGGGGTCGGCAAGACCGTCAACATGATGGAGCTGATCCGTAACATCGCCACCGAGCACTCCGGCTATTCGGTGTTTACCGGGGTGGGTGAGCGGACCCGTGAGGGCAATGACTTCTACTACGAGATGCAGGAGTCGAATGTTCTCGACAAGGTCTCGCTGGTTTACGGTCAGATGAACGAGCCGCCGGGGAACCGTCTGCGTGTCGCCCTCACGGGGCTGACCATCGCCGAGGAGTTCCGCGACGAGGGCCGTGACGTTCTGTTGTTCATCGACAACATCTATCGTTATACCCTGGCAGGCACCGAGGTGTCGGCACTGCTCGGCCGCATGCCATCGGCGGTGGGCTATCAGCCGACGCTGGCCGAGGAGATGGGGATGCTGCAGGAGCGCATCACCTCGACCCGGACCGGCTCGATCACCTCGGTTCAGGCTGTCTATGTGCCTGCCGATGACCTGACCGATCCTTCGCCGGCCACCACCTTTGCGCACCTGGATGCCACTGTGGTACTGGCCCGTTCGATCGCCGAACTGGGTATTTATCCGGCCATCGATCCGCTCGACTCCACTTCCCGCCAGCTCGATCCGCTGGTCGTCGGGGACGAGCACTACAAGGTGGCGCGCGGCGTGCAGAACGTGCTGCAGCGTTACAAGGAACTCAAGGACATCATCGCCATTCTCGGTATGGATGAGCTGTCAGACGAGGACAAGCAGACCGTGGCCCGGGCGCGCAAGATCCAGCGCTTCCTGTCGCAGCCGTTCTTCGTCGCCGAGGTCTTCACCGGTGCCCCAGGCAAGTATGTCTCCCTCAAGGAGACCATCCGCGCCTTCCAGGGCATTCTCAACGGCGAGTACGATGAGCTGCCGGAGCAGGCGTTCTACATGGTTGGCACGATCGACGAAGCGATCGAGAAAGCCGAGAGCATGTAA
- the atpG gene encoding F0F1 ATP synthase subunit gamma encodes MAAGKEIKSQIGSIKNTQKITSAMEMVAASKMRRAQERMATSQPYARQIRQVVRHIARSNPEYQHPYMTAREVKRIGYIVVTSDRGLCGGLNSNLFRSLMREISAWREQGVEPSFCALGTKGAVFFRKYGGTLLAARGNLGDAPEVGDLIGSVRVMLEAFDNGEIDRIDIVSNQFINTMSQKPVIRQLLPLVDDESEQEDQTRDGLWDYLYEPDDARVLLSRLLVRYVESQVYQAVVENIASEQSARMIAMKNATDNAGDLIDDLQLQYNKARQAAITQEISEIVGGASAV; translated from the coding sequence ATGGCAGCCGGAAAAGAGATCAAGTCCCAGATCGGGAGCATCAAGAACACCCAGAAGATCACCAGTGCCATGGAAATGGTCGCGGCGTCGAAGATGCGTCGTGCTCAGGAGCGCATGGCAACGAGCCAACCCTATGCCCGTCAGATCCGGCAGGTGGTTCGGCATATCGCACGGTCCAATCCGGAATACCAGCATCCGTACATGACCGCGCGTGAGGTGAAGCGAATCGGTTATATCGTGGTGACTTCCGATCGCGGCCTGTGTGGTGGTCTCAACAGCAATCTGTTTCGTTCGCTGATGCGCGAGATCAGCGCCTGGCGCGAGCAGGGTGTCGAGCCCTCCTTCTGTGCCCTGGGCACCAAGGGTGCCGTTTTCTTTCGCAAGTATGGTGGAACACTGCTTGCCGCACGCGGCAATCTCGGCGATGCCCCGGAGGTCGGTGATCTGATCGGCAGTGTCCGGGTCATGCTGGAAGCCTTTGATAATGGTGAAATCGATCGGATCGACATCGTCTCCAATCAGTTCATCAATACCATGAGTCAGAAGCCGGTGATTCGTCAGCTGTTGCCGCTGGTCGATGACGAGTCGGAGCAGGAGGATCAGACCAGGGATGGCCTCTGGGATTACCTCTATGAGCCGGACGACGCCCGTGTGCTGCTTTCCAGACTGCTGGTGCGCTATGTCGAATCCCAGGTCTACCAGGCGGTAGTGGAAAATATCGCCAGCGAGCAGTCGGCGCGCATGATCGCAATGAAGAATGCGACCGACAATGCGGGCGATCTGATCGACGACCTGCAGTTGCAGTACAACAAGGCGCGGCAGGCAGCGATTACCCAGGAAATTTCCGAAATCGTCGGCGGGGCTTCGGCAGTCTAG
- a CDS encoding AEC family transporter: MSVLLPALWPLFVLLLLGGGLRYSGFPGDAFWGAAERLNYFLLFPALLFHHLAKAPFDDPALGQLALGVALGLGAGWLGLLGLRRLTGWSAARFGVFVQSTLRFNTYLGLALVAALGSANALALAAVMLALLVPSVNLLSVWALSAERHLPLRALLRPLASNPLILACLAGIAASLINLPLPPGSDRLLSMLGSASLPLGLLCVGAALKPSALRGTSLTLLLASAARLLAMPLLALAIARLLALPASMTGLLVLFFALPTAPTAYVLTRQLGGDAELMAGLITLQTLLSVLTLPLMLVMLTL; this comes from the coding sequence GTGAGCGTACTGCTGCCGGCATTATGGCCACTGTTTGTGCTGCTGCTTTTGGGAGGCGGACTACGCTACTCGGGCTTTCCCGGCGATGCCTTCTGGGGCGCCGCAGAGCGGTTGAACTACTTTCTGCTGTTTCCGGCACTGCTGTTTCACCATCTGGCCAAAGCACCTTTCGATGATCCCGCCCTGGGTCAGCTGGCGCTGGGTGTGGCCCTGGGGCTGGGGGCTGGCTGGCTGGGCCTGCTCGGCCTGCGCCGTCTGACCGGCTGGTCGGCTGCGCGTTTCGGTGTATTTGTCCAGTCCACCCTGCGTTTCAATACCTATCTGGGCCTGGCGCTGGTCGCCGCGCTGGGCAGTGCCAATGCGCTGGCACTGGCGGCCGTGATGCTGGCACTACTGGTGCCGAGCGTAAATCTGCTGTCCGTCTGGGCACTGAGTGCTGAACGCCATCTGCCGCTGCGAGCGCTGCTGCGGCCGCTGGCCTCCAATCCATTGATTCTGGCCTGTCTGGCGGGTATTGCTGCCTCGCTGATCAATCTGCCCCTGCCTCCCGGCAGTGATCGACTGTTGTCAATGCTGGGGAGCGCCAGCCTGCCGCTGGGACTGTTGTGTGTGGGGGCGGCCCTGAAACCCTCGGCCCTGAGGGGGACTTCGCTGACGCTGCTGCTAGCCAGTGCCGCCAGGTTGCTGGCGATGCCACTGCTGGCGCTGGCGATTGCCCGGCTGCTGGCCTTGCCGGCTTCAATGACCGGACTGCTGGTGCTCTTCTTTGCCCTGCCTACGGCTCCTACGGCCTATGTACTTACTCGTCAGCTGGGCGGCGATGCCGAGCTGATGGCTGGACTGATTACCCTGCAGACGCTGCTCTCGGTACTGACCCTGCCATTGATGCTGGTGATGTTGACGCTCTGA
- the atpA gene encoding F0F1 ATP synthase subunit alpha: protein MQQLNPSEISDIIKGRIEKLDIDAQARNEGTIVSVSDGIVRIHGLTEAMFGEMIEFPHGIQGMVLNLERDSVGVVVLGDYQQLQEGMTGRCTGRILEVPVGRELLGRVVDALGRPIDGKGELETSQTDAVEKVAPGVIARQGVDQPVQTGLKPIDAMVPIGRGQRELIIGDRQVGKSAIAVDTIINQKGKDVTCIYVAIGQKQSTIANVVRKLEEHGAMEHTIVVAAGAADPAAMQFIAPYAGCTMGEYFRDRGEDALIVYDDLSKQAVAYRQISLLLRRPPGREAYPGDVFYLHSRLLERASRVNAEHVEKLTNGEVTGKTGSLTALPIIETQGGDVSAFVPTNVISITDGQIFLETDLFNSGVRPAINAGLSVSRVGGSAQTKVIKKLGGGIRLALAQYRELAAFSQFASDLDEATRKQLEHGQRVTELMKQRQYSPMSVAQMAVSLYAANEGYLEDVPVDKVLDFEHALQDYMASEHGELMEKINQTGGYDDEIQKGLKQGVEQFKSSQSY, encoded by the coding sequence ATGCAGCAACTGAATCCTTCCGAAATCAGCGACATCATCAAGGGTCGCATCGAGAAGCTCGACATCGATGCCCAGGCTCGCAACGAGGGCACCATTGTCAGTGTGTCCGATGGCATCGTTCGCATTCATGGCCTGACCGAGGCCATGTTCGGCGAGATGATCGAATTCCCCCACGGCATCCAGGGCATGGTGCTCAACCTTGAGCGCGATAGTGTGGGTGTCGTGGTGCTCGGTGACTATCAGCAGCTTCAGGAAGGCATGACCGGTCGTTGCACCGGTCGCATCCTTGAAGTGCCGGTAGGCCGTGAACTGCTGGGTCGCGTCGTGGACGCCCTGGGCCGGCCGATTGATGGCAAGGGCGAACTCGAGACCAGCCAGACTGACGCAGTCGAGAAGGTCGCGCCCGGCGTTATTGCCCGTCAGGGGGTCGACCAGCCTGTGCAGACCGGCCTCAAGCCGATCGATGCCATGGTGCCGATCGGCCGTGGTCAGCGTGAGCTGATTATCGGCGATCGTCAGGTCGGCAAGTCGGCCATCGCCGTCGATACCATCATCAACCAGAAAGGCAAGGACGTCACCTGCATCTATGTGGCCATCGGCCAGAAGCAGTCGACGATTGCCAACGTGGTGCGCAAGCTCGAAGAGCACGGGGCGATGGAACATACCATCGTGGTTGCGGCCGGGGCGGCCGATCCGGCAGCGATGCAGTTCATCGCACCCTATGCCGGTTGCACCATGGGTGAGTATTTCCGTGACCGCGGCGAAGATGCGCTGATCGTTTATGACGATCTGTCCAAGCAGGCTGTCGCCTATCGTCAGATTTCGCTGCTGCTGCGTCGTCCACCGGGCCGTGAAGCCTATCCCGGCGATGTCTTCTATCTTCACTCGCGCCTGCTCGAGCGTGCCTCGCGCGTCAATGCCGAGCATGTCGAGAAGCTCACCAACGGTGAAGTGACCGGCAAAACCGGCTCGCTGACGGCACTGCCGATCATCGAAACCCAGGGCGGTGACGTGTCGGCTTTCGTACCGACCAACGTCATCTCGATTACCGACGGCCAGATCTTCCTCGAGACCGATCTGTTCAACTCGGGTGTGCGTCCGGCCATCAATGCCGGTCTGTCGGTTTCCCGTGTGGGTGGCAGTGCTCAGACCAAGGTCATCAAGAAACTTGGTGGTGGTATCCGTCTGGCACTGGCCCAGTACCGTGAGCTGGCAGCCTTCTCGCAGTTTGCTTCCGATCTCGACGAGGCGACCCGCAAGCAGCTCGAGCACGGTCAGCGTGTCACCGAGCTGATGAAACAGCGTCAGTATTCGCCAATGTCGGTCGCGCAGATGGCTGTGTCGCTGTATGCGGCCAACGAGGGCTATCTCGAGGATGTGCCGGTCGACAAGGTGCTCGATTTCGAGCATGCGCTCCAGGACTACATGGCTTCCGAGCATGGTGAACTGATGGAGAAGATCAATCAGACCGGCGGCTACGACGACGAGATTCAAAAGGGTCTCAAGCAGGGCGTCGAACAGTTCAAATCGTCCCAGAGCTACTGA